From the Daphnia magna isolate NIES linkage group LG3, ASM2063170v1.1, whole genome shotgun sequence genome, one window contains:
- the LOC116919856 gene encoding ATP synthase mitochondrial F1 complex assembly factor 2 has translation MSLSADKLIRFGTGSSNLLKLLNKNEIRAGNGILVGRGFHLSFGDFAQSSLGSQTRKRFYKKVSTVQSNKDFEIVLDNKKLKTPAGSIFRVSSEPLALAVANEWDAQEEKILVSSMHITSLVNTILDNPNKLLKQDIISHILTYLENDTLLCREEGNLEWSSEQTKKWDPLVEWFNKRYGVTVEPSSAITGPNLPIHARQALQKYLHSHDFWTLNGLVFAVESVKSLILALACVDRHLSVEEGVRLAALETEFQTRQWGRVEWAHDMDNFNIQARFAASILFVHLTSSSSSIEDKYKK, from the exons ATGTCCCTTTCGGCTGATAAATTGATACGTTTTGGCACCGGCAGTTCAAATTTACTGAAATTACTGAATAAAAATGAGATTCGAGCTGGAAATGGAATTCTTGTAGGCCGTGGTTTTCATTTGTCATTTGGGGATTTTGCTCAATCTTCTTTAG GGTCACAAACACGAAAAAGATTTTATAAAAAAGTCAGCACTGTCCAATCAAACAAAGATTTTGAGATTGTTCTTGACAATAAAAAGCTTAAAACTCCTGCAGGCAGCATATTCCGTGTTTCTAGTGAACCATTAGCTTTGGCTGTGGCCAATGAATGGGATgcccaagaagaaaaaattttagtttCCTCAATGCATATT ACATCTCTAGTAAACACTATTCTAGATAACCCAAACAAATTGTTAAAGCAAGACATCATCAGCCATATTCTTACCTATCTTGAAAATGACACACTTTTGTGCAGggaagag GGTAACCTTGAGTGGTCTtcagaacaaacaaaaaagtgggATCCATTAGTTGAATGGTTTAATAAGAG gTATGGTGTGACTGTAGAACCTTCTAGTGCCATAACTGGTCCAAACTTGCCAATTCATGCAAGACAAGCACTCCAAAAGTATTTACACTCACATGATTTTTGGACACTCAATGGACTCGTGTTTGCCGTTGAATCGGTAAAATCGCTGATTTTAGCGCTTGCCTGCGTCGACCGACATCTTAGTGTTGAAGAAGGCGTACGCTTGGCCGCGCTAGAGACAGAATTCCAG ACTCGACAGTGGGGCCGAGTGGAGTGGGCTCATGATATGGATAACTTCAATATTCAAGCTCGGTTTGCGGCATCTATTCTATTTGTACATCTTACGTCAAGTTCATCATCAATAGaagataaatataaaaaatga
- the LOC116919853 gene encoding eukaryotic initiation factor 4A-III has protein sequence MESKGRRVVQQLPDDLTNIEFETSEDVNVIPTFDSMGLREDLLRGIYAYGFEKPSAIQQRAIAPVIKGRDVIAQAQSGTGKTATFSISILQSLDIQTRETQILVLSPTRELAVQIQKVILALGDYMNVQCHACIGGTNVGEDVRKLDYGQHIVSGTPGRVFDMIRRRTLRTRSIKMLVLDEADEMLNKGFKEQIYDVYRYLPPATQVVLLSATLPHEILEMTSKFMTDPIRILVKRDELTLEGIKQFFVAVEREEWKFDTLCDLYDTLTITQAVIFCNTKRKVDWLTEKMREANFTVSSMHGDMPQKERDTIMKEFRNGQSRVLITTDVWARGIDVQQVSLVINYDLPNNRELYIHRIGRSGRFGRKGVAINFVKNDDIRILRDIEQYYATQVDEMPMNVADLI, from the exons ATGGAGTCTAAAGGCCGACGTGTCGTCCAACAGTTGCCGGACGATTTAACCAATATCGAATTTGAAACCAGTGAAGATGTTAATGTTATTCCCACATTTGACAGCATGGGCCTCCGTGAAGACCTGCTAAGAGGAATTTACGCTTATG GATTTGAAAAACCATCTGCCATTCAACAAAGAGCAATTGCCCCCGTCATCAAGGGTAGAGATGTCATTGCCCAGGCACAGTCTGGTACAGGCAAAACAGCtacattttcaatttcaattcttCAGAGTCTTGATATTCAAACAAGAGAGACTCAAATATTGGTTTTAAGTCCTACAAGAGAGTTGGCTGTTCAAATTCAAAAA GTCATTTTAGCTCTTGGTGACTATATGAATGTTCAGTGCCATGCATGTATTGGTGGCACTAATGTTGGAGAAGATGTACGAAAATTGGACTATGGTCAGCACATTGTTTCTGGAACCCCAGGACGTGTATTTG ATATGATCCGCCGACGTACTCTAAGGACGCGCTCGATTAAGATGTTGGTTTTAGATGAAGCTGATGAAATGTTGAACAAGGGATTTAAGGAACAAATTTACGATGTCTATCGTTATCTGCCTCCAGCAACTCAA GTGGTCCTTCTTTCAGCCACATTGCCTCATGAAATCCTAGAAATGACCAGTAAATTTATGACAGATCCCATTCGCATTTTAGTCAAACG TGATGAGTTGACTCTTGAAGGAATAAAACAATTCTTTGTTGCTGTCGAACGAGAAGAATGGAAGTTCGACACGCTATGCGATCTATACGACACTCTCACTATCACGCAAGCGGTTATCTTTTGCAACACCAAGCGCAAG GTTGACTGGTTGACGGAGAAAATGCGTGAGGCAAATTTTACGGTGTCTTCCATGCACGGGGACATGCCTCAAAAAGAACGTGATACCATCATGAAAGAGTTTCGCAATGGCCAAAG CCGAGTTCTAATTACAACAGATGTTTGGGCTCGTGGAATTGACGTTCAACAAGTTTCATTGGTTATCAATTATGATCTCCCTAACAACCGCGAGTTGTATATTCATCGCATTGGCCGTTCGGGTCGGTTTGGACGCAAAGGTGTAGCAATTAATTTCGTCAAAAATGACGATATTCGTATTCTTCGCGATATCGAACAGTACTATGCCACACAAGTTGACGAAATGCCAATGAACG TGGCTGACCTCATTTAA
- the LOC116919858 gene encoding 39S ribosomal protein L35, mitochondrial, producing the protein MHAVVWISFCVRPARVIRCYRITDVKTESYFQYGVCSVAHFEDLTNLTDDYDDRITKVHRNRRTIKMFAIKNVILTSLRLSSCPKSTKNLAGFFSNKFVSSIVPNFFSTSVPHSLLRQLPSISTNTSILSSVSSLVPSLFMKKSFPCLEQTRSVTKWSLNKGKRKTVKAVVARFYRLSWGAWIRPMVGRNKRHWSKTAKRKIRSEKHVFCNSTQSTLLDKMVTKYWRKRRFYVDDVYEPYHQREEYSSSAVKPH; encoded by the exons ATGCACGCTGTTGTTTGGATAAGTTTTTGCGTACGTCCAGCGAGGGTGATACGATGCTACAGAATTACAGACGTTAAAACCGAAAGCTATTTTCAATATGGAGTCTGCAGCGTTGCGCATTTCGAGGATCTGACGAATCTGACTGACGATTATG ACGACAGAATAACCAAAGTTCACAGGAATCGGCGAACAATCAAAATGTTTGCTATAAAGAATGTTATCCTGACAAGTCTTCGATTATCGAGTTGTCCAAAAAGCACTAAAAATTTAGCCGGGTTCTTTAGTAACAAGTTTGTTTCGTCTATTGTGCcaaatttcttttcaacatcAGTGCCGCATTCATTACTTCGGCAACTTCCTTCTATTAGCACCAACACTAGTATTTTATCGTCTGTTTCATCGTTGGTTCCTTCTCTGTTtatgaagaa ATCTTTCCCATGCTTAGAGCAAACCAGATCAGTCACAAAATGGTCATTGAACAAAGGCAAACGTAAGACAGTAAAGGCTGTTGTTGCTAGATTCTATCGTTTGAGCTG gGGTGCATGGATAAGACCAATGGTTGGCCGCAACAAACGCCATTGGAGTAAGacagcgaaaagaaaaattcgatCTGAAAAGCATGTGTTTTGCAATTCTACTCAATCAACACTTCTTGACAAAATGGTAACCAAATACTGGAGAAAAAGGAGGTTTTATGTAGATGATGTGTATGAACCTTACCACCAGCGAGAAGAATACAGTTCAAGCGCTGTCAAACCACATTGA
- the LOC116919845 gene encoding uncharacterized protein LOC116919845, which translates to MNCQIPHSRWTLRDRLRNCRIRRQLNEGQFEFDCNITCPRVGVNTNNSLEVIAADGECHPLHMDLKEHHTLPTPLMPPNTSVKCGRDPILKQAGRNDDQNRFLFEEYLAHECRLLIRNSRNKITLKGIALDWERFLAGEELPETHECFKTIMDRYGCDEPPKESYVGGNLETLWLNSERYLIHSVMEPFDYQLCLTRMTVSDVLNSSMDLGIKLPLDGGALYQIAVPRQNYLWDASLVENNDPIFATRQFYTTRLWKVEESSTDGRPNVTNVQNYSDQSSAVRCVAVSHFEWGEFCELRSREVKIAQDGNLMYGNKFDMDYDCCLYIHPKALMLSSKRQVDMLDTRCRSTGNLGSILSIGDPNLCAYFNMETTERITSFAASPTRENICFTSTERSFLVWDIRCGNRPLCRTAHRLSNSPDWISIVPVSPEKDWIFLDSQVPNSSGKIGLSWNNQGLCLDGSIKLPVTSVEIEPRYRWTALDTLEVLQERGLGLDWVIQNRFNQMRSGIACEKESDGTIQIWQCTVAGDIFSQQLNPNKRIGPSHQTATRTFFNQLSDWMEAIEENEELNASLSSNHFDQNEQFGAEVLVDGVEKIYEDVQQGNLEIGFFSDSRFALPDSLEQYCPIDFTDKTQGRGATYNKEWMIQETSPGAQTEDFTGEDTFSYDFHDDLISSTPFQSTNKSRVVPLPGFLMSSTPAIRSAKPYFLSTPDQRATSQLQSPSHAHLRHSENN; encoded by the exons ATGAACTGCCAAATTCCTCACTCTCGTTGGACACTCCGAGATAGGTTACGAAACTGTAGAATTCGTCGCCAACTTAACGAAGGccaatttgaatttgattgtAACATAACCTGTCCGAGAGTCGGTGTTAACACAAATAACTCTCTAGAAGTGATAGCGGCAGATGGCGAGTGTCACCCCCTTCACATGGATTTAAAGGAACATCACACTTTGCCTACACCGTTGATGCCACCAAATACTTCGGTTAAATGTGGCAGAG ATCCCATTTTAAAACAGGCTGGCAGAAATGATGACCAAAATCGTTTTCTCTTTGAAGAGTATCTTGCACATGAATGTCGACTGCTTATTAGAAACAGCAGGAATAAAATAACTCTTAAAGGCATAGCTCTTGATTGGGAAAGGTTTTTGGCTGGGGAAGAACTACCTGAAACCCATGAGTGTTTTAAGACTATCATGGATAGATATGGCTGTGATGAG CCCCCAAAAGAATCATATGTGGGTGGCAATTTAGAGACTCTATGGCTTAACAGTGAGAGATATTTGATTCATTCGGTCATGGAACCATTTGATTACCAGTTAT GCTTGACTCGAATGACAGTAAGTGATGTGCTAAATTCCTCAATGGACCTTGGTATTAAGTTGCCACTTGATGGCGGGGCGTTGTACCAAATCGCTGTTCCGCGCCAAAATTATCTTTGGGATGCCAGTTTGGTAGAAAACAATG ATCCAATTTTCGCGACGCGGCAGTTCTATACTACACGACTTTGGAAGGTCGAGGAGAGTAGCACTGATGGTCGACCTAATGTAACAAATGTGCAAAACTATAGCGATCAATCATCAGCAGTGCGTTGTGTGGCAGTTAGCCATTTTGAATGGGGAGAATTTTGTGAATTACGCTCCCGAGAAGTCAAAATTGCACAAGACGG GAATCTGATGTATGGGAACAAATTTGATATGGATTATGACTGTTGTCTTTACATACACCCTAAGGCACTTATGCTCAGTTCCAAACGTCAGGTTGACATGCTTGATACGAGATGTAGAAGTACAGGAAATTTAGGTTCCATTCTATCTATCGGTGATCCAAATCTGTGCGCTTATTTTAACATGGAGACTACTGAACGAATCACTAGTTTCGCAGCAAGTCCTACTCGGGAAAAC AtttgttttacttctacagAAAGAAGCTTTCTTGTCTGGGATATTAGATGTGGAAATCGCCCTCTGTGCAGGACGGCGCATCGTCTTTCTAATTCCCCTGATTGGATTTCCATTGTTCCAGTTAGTCCCGAAAAAGACTGGATTTTTCTTGATTCTCAGGTTCCAAATTCATCCGGCAAGATTGGTCTCAGTTGGAACAACCAGGGTCTCTGTCTAGACGGTTCGATTAAACTACCTGTTACATCCGTTGAAATTGAACCGAGATATCGTTGGACTGCCCTGGACACTTTGGAAGTGTTGCAAGAACGGGGTCTAGGACTCGATTGGGTTATACAAAATCGTTTTAATCAAATGCGCAGTGGAATAGCTTGCGAAAAAGAAAGCGATGGCACTATTCAAATCTGGCAGTGTACTGTCGCTGGCGACATATTTTCTCAGCAATTGAACCCGAACAAAAGAATCGGACCGAGTCATCAAACAGCAACGCGCACTTTCTTTAATCAGTTGAGCGATTGGATGGAGGCTATTGAGGAGAACGAGGAGTTGAATGCCTCTTTATCATCAAACCATTTTGATCAAAATGAGCAGTTCGGTGCAGAAGTCCTTGTAGATG GTGTTGAAAAAATATATGAAGACGTTCAACAAGGAAACCTGGAGATAGGTTTTTTTTCCGATTCCAGGTTTGCTTTGCCAGATTCGTTGGAACAGTATTGCCCTATCGACTTTACAGATAAAACCCAGGGACGCGGCGCGACTTATAACAAGGAATGGATGATACAAGAAACGAGCCCTGGTGCCCAAACCGAGGACTTTACAGGGGAAGATACTTTCTCTTACGACTTTCACGATGATCTCATATCATCTACACCATTTCAATCGACAAATAAGTCCAGAGTCGTCCCCTTGCCTGGTTTTCTAATGTCTTCCACTCCAGCTATCCGTTCGGCTAAACCATATTTTTTGTCTACGCCTGATCAGCGTGCAACCTCCCAACTGCAGTCACCTTCTCACGCGCATCTGCGTCATAGCGAAAACAACTAA